From the Primulina tabacum isolate GXHZ01 chromosome 3, ASM2559414v2, whole genome shotgun sequence genome, one window contains:
- the LOC142540341 gene encoding dof zinc finger protein DOF3.7-like: protein MDASQWTEGIQVFDNSRLLGIEKKQRPPKDEVLNCPRCNSINTKFCYYNNYSLSQPRYFCKTCRRYWTNGGSLRNVPVGGGSRKNRSKSSLSSKKAAQIHSPPKVSPQNPKIQEGQTLNSGFNPSTPFNNFNGVSQFVGLPVYLNIPQNPSTSQSGGLISSFVNSPMPMADQDTNSIIYSSGLVSTQEFKPCLNFSSDCVENRYGNLQGIQDRDINASSSKIILPFEGLKANEESDQERGEEELNGYIWNGMLAGLRGLW from the exons ATGGATGCTTCTCAGTGGACAGAG GGTATTCAAGTTTTTGATAATTCAAGGCTTTTAGGAATAGAAAAGAAGCAAAGACCACCAAAAGACGAAGTTTTAAACTGTCCAAGATGCAACTCAATCAACACAAAATTCTGTTACTACAATAACTACAGTTTATCTCAGCCAAGATACTTCTGCAAGACCTGTAGAAGGTATTGGACTAATGGAGGTTCTTTGAGAAATGTTCCTGTGGGGGGAGGTTCAAGAAAGAATAGATCAAAATCATCCTTGTCGTCGAAAAAAGCAGCTCAAATTCACAGCCCACCAAAAGTTTCACCTCAAAATCCAAAGATTCAAGAAGGGCAAACCCTAAATTCGGGCTTTAATCCGTCCACACCTTTTAACAACTTTAATGGGGTGTCTCAGTTTGTTGGTCTGCCAGTTTATCTTAACATCCCCCAAAACCCTAGTACCTCTCAATCAGGGGGATTAATTAGTTCTTTTGTTAACAGTCCCATGCCTATGGCCGATCAGGATACCAACTCGATAATTTACTCATCCGGTTTAGTTTCTACGCAAGAATTTAAGCCATGCTTGAATTTCTCATCAGATTGTGTAGAAAATAGATATGGGAATTTGCAAGGAATTCAAGATCGTGATATCAATGCAAGCTCATCAAAAATTATTCTTCCTTTCGAGGGTTTGAAGGCAAATGAAGAATCGGATCAAGAAAGAGGCGAAGAAGAATTGAATGG